From the Ascaphus truei isolate aAscTru1 chromosome 15, aAscTru1.hap1, whole genome shotgun sequence genome, one window contains:
- the PPP1R3D gene encoding LOW QUALITY PROTEIN: protein phosphatase 1 regulatory subunit 3D (The sequence of the model RefSeq protein was modified relative to this genomic sequence to represent the inferred CDS: inserted 4 bases in 4 codons) — protein MSFTLHPFLTRRSFKEQVEISIPRSLSYINNLYQNVQQAEGFGQQRTHTGLAKYQQAPKRIPRTQSTVXSSCDPDLRPIITRRRTKSLPSSXERKSATTCRXRCQRVRFADSLGLELAEVKVFNIGDYPSIPLHVLSRLSIXSDLCCNQNLEFTIQYVEPDFQQPADLSDFFDRLQQYCVCLEQVTSSEELGISGTIRVLNLAFEKSVLVRYSFTNWRNHYEIRAVWQNSDNSTSPDSDTFVFCLTLPPFLRQLCSVVQFAVRYEAAGKVYWDNNLGKNYGFKYSSHTLKMPKDCEQSWIHFI, from the exons ATGTCTTTTACATTACATCCTTTCCTAACGCGTCGCAGCTTTAAGGAACAAGTTGAGATAAGTATTCCCCGCAGCCTGAGCTACATTAATAACCTCTATCAGAATGTGCAGCAGGCAGAGGGGTTTGGGCAACAAAGAACCCACACTGGGCTTGCCAAATATCAGCAGGCACCAAAGCGGATCCCACGAACCCAGAGCACGG ATTCCAGCTGTGACCCAGACCTGAGGCCCATTATTACGCGGCGCAGAACCAAATCCCTGCCCAGCT CAGAAAGGAAAAGTGCCACCACATGTC TCCGGTGCCAAAGGGTCAGGTTTGCAGATTCCCTCGGCTTAGAGCTGGCTGAGGTAAAGGTTTTCAACATTGGAGACTACCCATCCATCCCTCTGCACGTCCTCTCCAGACTTTCCA ACTCGGACTTATGCTGCAACCAAAACCTGGAATTTACCATCCAGTACGTGGAGCCCGACTTCCAGCAGCCAGCAGACCTCAGCGATTTCTTTGACCGGCTGCAGCAATATTGTGTCTGCCTGGAGCAAGTTACGAGTTCAGAGGAGCTGGGGATCTCTGGTACCATCCGAGTCCTGAACTTGGCCTTTGAAAAGTCCGTTTTAGTTAGGTACTCCTTCACTAACTGGAGAAACCACTATGAGATCAGAGCGGTTTGGCAAAACAGTGACAATAGCACAAGCCCTGACTCAGATACTTTTGTTTTCTGCCTCACCTTACCCCCTTTCCTCCGGCAGCTCTGCTCGGTGGTACAGTTCGCTGTCAGGTACGAGGCCGCTGGGAAAGTGTACTGGGACAACAACCTAGGCAAGAACTACGGTTTCAAATACAGCAGTCACACTCTCAAAATGCCAAAAGACTGCGAGCAAAGCTGGATTCACTTCATCTGA